In one window of Henckelia pumila isolate YLH828 chromosome 1, ASM3356847v2, whole genome shotgun sequence DNA:
- the LOC140875618 gene encoding NDR1/HIN1-like protein 10, whose product MADPSRPVTGYPAPNPNANGYAANPPPSGTSYPYVAPPPPSDPYYYSNNPYYQPADYSARRATFLRRVFAFVIALVVIFGTITFIVWLVLRPELPEFRVDSSSVSNLTFSNNSLVSFTSEFRLTARNPNKKMTLSYNEIDAFFYYQSNLLAETNVSPFSQGTKTDTPLTANFAAAGSFVATSAVNGINSERNKGNVGFNLRMVSTVEFEAKAWRTRRRFLKVFCGDLSVGFPSNGTSGTLIGGPKNCRVGI is encoded by the coding sequence ATGGCTGACCCCAGTAGACCCGTCACAGGCTATCCGGCCCCAAACCCCAACGCCAACGGTTACGCGGCCAATCCGCCCCCTTCCGGCACCTCCTACCCTTACGTCGCCCCACCTCCGCCTTCCGACCCTTATTATTACTCCAACAACCCATACTATCAGCCTGCCGATTACTCCGCCCGCCGCGCCACTTTCCTCCGCCGCGTCTTCGCCTTCGTCATCGCCCTCGTCGTCATTTTCGGAACCATCACCTTCATCGTCTGGCTCGTCCTCCGCCCCGAGCTCCCCGAGTTCCGGGTCGACTCCTCCTCCGTCTCCAATCTCACTTTCTCCAATAACTCGCTCGTTTCCTTCACTTCCGAGTTCCGCCTGACTGCGAGAAACCCTAACAAGAAGATGACCCTCTCGTATAATGAAATCGATGCCTTCTTTTACTACCAATCCAATTTGCTTGCAGAGACCAACGTCTCTCCGTTTTCGCAGGGAACGAAAACTGACACTCCTCTGACTGCGAATTTCGCGGCTGCCGGTAGTTTTGTGGCTACTTCGGCGGTCAATGGGATCAATTCTGAGAGGAATAAGGGAAATGTAGGGTTCAATTTGAGAATGGTTTCTACAGTTGAGTTCGAGGCAAAGGCGTGGAGGACTAGGAGAAGGTTTTTGAAAGTGTTTTGCGGGGATTTGTCGGTTGGGTTTCCGAGCAATGGAACCTCCGGGACGTTAATTGGTGGACCGAAAAATTGTCGCGTAGGGATTTGA